The Sagittula sp. P11 genome window below encodes:
- the folK gene encoding 2-amino-4-hydroxy-6-hydroxymethyldihydropteridine diphosphokinase — translation MEQEFLIALGSNLGSDHGDPAETVKAALAALADAGFRLRRVSRFFATPCFPAGAGPDYVNACAAVTLPGAAAPEVLTRLHAIEADFGRARVQRWGSRTLDLDLIAADDTVLPDADTHAAWRALPLEDQKNRAPDRLILPHPRLQERAFVLVPLRDVAAGWRHPVLGTTVAAMTEALPEELRQEVLPL, via the coding sequence ATGGAACAAGAATTCTTGATTGCATTGGGGTCGAACCTCGGGTCCGACCACGGCGACCCTGCGGAAACCGTGAAAGCGGCGCTTGCAGCGCTGGCAGATGCGGGCTTCCGGTTGCGACGGGTCAGCCGATTCTTCGCGACGCCGTGTTTCCCCGCCGGGGCCGGTCCCGACTACGTCAACGCCTGCGCCGCCGTGACCCTGCCCGGCGCCGCCGCGCCCGAGGTTCTGACCCGGCTGCATGCGATCGAGGCGGACTTCGGTCGCGCCCGCGTGCAGCGCTGGGGCAGCCGGACGCTCGACCTCGACCTGATCGCCGCCGATGACACCGTCCTGCCCGATGCGGACACCCACGCCGCCTGGCGCGCCCTGCCGCTCGAGGATCAGAAAAACCGCGCCCCCGACCGGCTGATCCTGCCCCACCCCCGGCTCCAGGAACGCGCTTTCGTGCTTGTGCCCCTGCGCGACGTGGCCGCCGGATGGCGCCATCCGGTGCTGGGCACAACCGTCGCCGCGATGACCGAGGCGCTGCCCGAAGAGCTGCGGCAAGAGGTCTTGCCATTGTGA
- a CDS encoding trimeric intracellular cation channel family protein, with translation MTALQLLDYASVLVFALTGALVASRAQLDIVGFAFFACLTATGGGTLRDLMLDRNPIFWMKDPHILGVACAAAVLVFFTAHLLESRYKAIVWLDAAALSVAVAAGSGIAVAEGQSLGIVLVMGVLTGCAGGLMRDVVANEVPLILKQGELYVTCAFFGALTTGLATFLPQTVGPAQAAMACAAVTFCLRAGSIAFGWSLPVYKGFPPRYKP, from the coding sequence ATGACCGCGCTGCAACTGCTTGACTATGCCTCCGTCCTTGTCTTCGCGCTGACGGGGGCGCTGGTGGCCAGCCGGGCGCAGCTCGACATCGTGGGGTTTGCCTTTTTTGCCTGCCTGACAGCCACGGGCGGCGGCACGCTGCGCGACCTCATGCTGGACCGCAACCCGATCTTCTGGATGAAGGACCCGCATATCCTTGGCGTGGCCTGTGCCGCCGCCGTGCTGGTGTTTTTTACCGCGCATCTACTGGAAAGCCGCTACAAGGCGATCGTCTGGCTGGATGCGGCGGCCCTGTCGGTGGCCGTCGCCGCCGGGTCTGGCATCGCCGTGGCCGAAGGGCAGTCGCTGGGCATCGTGCTGGTGATGGGCGTGCTGACCGGCTGCGCGGGCGGGCTGATGCGCGACGTGGTCGCCAACGAGGTGCCGCTGATCCTGAAGCAGGGCGAACTCTACGTGACCTGCGCCTTCTTCGGCGCACTGACCACGGGGCTGGCCACCTTCCTGCCGCAGACCGTCGGCCCGGCCCAGGCGGCGATGGCCTGTGCCGCCGTCACCTTCTGCCTGCGCGCGGGCAGCATCGCCTTTGGCTGGAGCCTGCCGGTCTACAAGGGGTTTCCGCCGCGCTACAAACCCTGA
- a CDS encoding NYN domain-containing protein: MFYKDERLALFIDGSNLYAAAKALGFDIDYKLLRQEFARRGKMVRAFYYTALLENDEYSPIRPLVDWLHYNGFTMVTKPAKEYTDSQGRRKVKGNMDIELTVDAMELAPRVDHIVLFSGDGDFRPLVESLQRQGVRVSVVSTIRSQPPMIADELRRQADNFIELDELREVIGRPPREQQVERNFEVASSK, translated from the coding sequence ATGTTTTACAAGGACGAACGGCTTGCGCTGTTCATAGACGGCTCAAATCTCTACGCAGCCGCAAAAGCACTCGGCTTCGATATCGACTACAAGCTCCTGCGGCAGGAATTCGCGCGTCGTGGCAAGATGGTGCGCGCATTCTATTACACGGCTTTGCTGGAAAACGACGAGTATTCGCCGATCCGGCCGCTGGTCGACTGGCTCCATTACAACGGCTTCACCATGGTGACAAAGCCCGCGAAGGAGTACACGGACAGCCAGGGACGCCGTAAGGTCAAGGGCAACATGGACATCGAGCTGACGGTCGATGCCATGGAGCTGGCACCGCGCGTGGACCATATCGTGCTGTTCTCCGGCGATGGCGACTTCCGGCCCCTGGTCGAATCGCTTCAGCGTCAGGGCGTGCGGGTCTCGGTCGTTTCGACCATCCGCAGCCAGCCGCCGATGATCGCCGACGAACTGCGCCGCCAGGCCGACAACTTCATCGAGCTGGACGAGCTGCGCGAAGTCATCGGCCGCCCGCCGCGCGAGCAGCAGGTGGAACGCAACTTCGAGGTCGCCTCGTCCAAGTGA
- the rpoZ gene encoding DNA-directed RNA polymerase subunit omega encodes MARVTVEDCVDKVPNRFELVMLAAHRARELSAGAAITVDRDNDKNPVVALREIAEETQSTDELRERLIESNQTQIEVDEPEDDAMALLMGAEQDKPQDDDMSEEKLLRALMEAQGQS; translated from the coding sequence ATGGCCCGCGTGACGGTAGAAGATTGCGTTGACAAGGTACCCAACCGGTTCGAACTGGTGATGCTCGCCGCGCACCGCGCGCGTGAGTTGTCCGCCGGTGCGGCGATCACCGTGGACCGCGACAACGACAAGAACCCCGTCGTTGCCCTGCGCGAGATCGCGGAGGAAACCCAGTCCACCGACGAACTGCGCGAGCGCCTGATCGAGTCGAACCAGACCCAGATCGAGGTCGACGAACCCGAGGACGACGCCATGGCGCTGCTCATGGGTGCCGAACAGGACAAGCCTCAGGACGACGACATGTCCGAAGAGAAGCTGCTGCGCGCGCTCATGGAAGCGCAGGGCCAAAGCTGA
- the ispH gene encoding 4-hydroxy-3-methylbut-2-enyl diphosphate reductase: MRMTPLTLYLAAPRGFCAGVDRAIKIVEMALEKWGAPVYVRHEIVHNKFVVDDLRAKGAVFVEELEECPGDRPVIFSAHGVPKAVPAEAARREMIYVDATCPLVSKVHIEAARHAENGLQMIMIGHAGHPETIGTMGQLPAGEVLLVETPADVANVQVRDPERLAFVTQTTLSVDDTAEIVAALKARFPSIVGPHKEDICYATTNRQESVKAIAPKVDALLVVGAPNSSNSRRLVEVARKAGCSYAQLVQRASDIDWRALEGIGAAGITAGASAPEVLIEEVIDAFRARYDVAMEVVETAKEDVEFKVPRVLRVPA; this comes from the coding sequence ATGCGCATGACCCCACTGACCCTTTACCTTGCCGCGCCGCGCGGTTTCTGTGCCGGTGTCGACCGGGCGATCAAGATCGTCGAGATGGCGCTCGAGAAATGGGGCGCGCCGGTCTACGTCCGCCACGAGATCGTGCACAACAAGTTCGTCGTCGATGACCTGCGCGCCAAGGGCGCCGTCTTTGTCGAGGAGCTGGAGGAATGTCCCGGCGACCGCCCGGTGATCTTCTCGGCCCACGGCGTGCCGAAGGCGGTCCCGGCGGAGGCGGCGCGGCGCGAGATGATCTATGTCGACGCGACCTGCCCGCTGGTCTCGAAGGTCCATATCGAGGCCGCCCGCCACGCGGAGAACGGTTTGCAGATGATCATGATCGGCCATGCCGGGCATCCGGAGACCATCGGCACCATGGGCCAGCTGCCCGCGGGCGAGGTGCTGCTGGTGGAGACCCCCGCCGACGTGGCCAATGTGCAGGTCCGCGATCCGGAACGGCTGGCCTTCGTCACGCAGACCACGCTGTCGGTGGACGACACCGCGGAGATCGTCGCGGCGCTGAAGGCGCGGTTCCCGTCCATCGTCGGACCGCACAAGGAAGACATCTGCTACGCCACCACGAACCGGCAGGAATCGGTCAAGGCCATCGCGCCGAAGGTCGATGCGCTGCTGGTTGTGGGGGCGCCGAACTCCTCCAACTCGCGCAGGCTGGTGGAGGTCGCCCGGAAGGCGGGCTGTTCCTACGCGCAACTGGTGCAGCGTGCCTCGGACATCGACTGGCGGGCGCTGGAGGGCATCGGCGCGGCGGGCATCACCGCCGGGGCCTCTGCCCCCGAGGTGCTGATCGAGGAGGTCATCGACGCCTTCCGCGCCCGGTACGACGTGGCGATGGAGGTGGTGGAGACCGCCAAGGAAGACGTGGAGTTCAAGGTGCCCCGCGTCCTGCGTGTCCCGGCGTGA
- a CDS encoding c-type cytochrome: MRSSLLLLSLVLAAPAFAGHEFEGRDLAAGETLYAENCASCHGADLEGQPDWQSPGDDGILPAPPHDASGHTWHHSNVQNFDYVKLGGAELVKRLGVKGFESGMPAFGDTLSDEEIWNILAYIHDQWPEEIRELQASRNPPHE, from the coding sequence ATGCGATCCAGCCTTTTGCTCCTGTCCCTTGTGCTTGCCGCTCCGGCCTTTGCCGGCCACGAATTCGAGGGCCGGGACCTGGCCGCCGGCGAGACGCTCTATGCCGAGAACTGCGCGTCCTGCCATGGGGCCGACCTCGAAGGACAGCCGGACTGGCAGTCGCCCGGCGACGACGGCATCCTGCCCGCCCCGCCGCATGACGCGAGCGGCCACACATGGCATCACTCCAACGTCCAGAACTTCGACTACGTGAAGCTGGGCGGCGCGGAGCTGGTGAAGCGGCTGGGGGTGAAGGGGTTCGAGTCCGGGATGCCCGCCTTCGGCGACACGCTGTCGGACGAGGAGATCTGGAACATCCTCGCCTACATCCACGACCAGTGGCCGGAAGAGATCCGCGAGCTGCAGGCCTCGCGCAACCCGCCGCACGAATAG
- a CDS encoding YqaA family protein, protein MTGLAATFVAMGGLFLAAFGAATVLPFQSELVFAAMQAKDIWPLWLLIVVASVGNTLGSVVNYAMGRAAERFRGSRWFPASEAQLERAQRWYARWGVWTLLLSWAPLGDAITLIAGVMRTPLWLFVALVAFAKTVRYILFAWAAAGIIG, encoded by the coding sequence ATGACGGGATTGGCCGCCACATTCGTCGCAATGGGCGGCCTTTTCCTTGCCGCCTTCGGTGCGGCGACGGTCCTGCCGTTCCAGTCGGAACTGGTCTTTGCCGCGATGCAGGCCAAGGACATCTGGCCGCTGTGGCTGCTGATCGTGGTCGCCTCGGTCGGGAACACGCTGGGGTCGGTGGTGAACTACGCCATGGGCCGCGCGGCGGAGCGGTTCCGCGGGTCGCGCTGGTTCCCGGCCTCCGAGGCGCAGCTTGAGCGGGCGCAGCGCTGGTACGCGCGCTGGGGCGTCTGGACGCTGCTCTTGTCATGGGCGCCTCTGGGCGACGCCATCACCCTGATCGCGGGCGTGATGCGCACGCCGCTGTGGCTGTTCGTGGCGCTCGTCGCCTTCGCCAAGACGGTGCGCTACATCCTGTTCGCCTGGGCGGCGGCGGGGATCATCGGCTAG
- the rnhA gene encoding ribonuclease HI, which yields MPDLYAYTDGACSGNPGPGGWGVLLRAMEGGEVVKQRELKGGERVTTNNQMELMAAISALESLTKPSRITVITDSQYVKNGVTGWIFGWKKNGWKTAAKKPVKNVELWQRLDAAQARHDVVWEWVKGHAGHPENERADELARAGMAPFKS from the coding sequence ATGCCCGACCTCTACGCCTATACCGACGGAGCCTGCTCCGGAAATCCCGGCCCCGGGGGCTGGGGCGTCCTGCTGCGCGCGATGGAAGGCGGCGAGGTCGTCAAGCAGCGCGAGCTGAAGGGCGGCGAGCGGGTCACCACCAACAACCAGATGGAACTGATGGCGGCGATCAGCGCATTGGAATCGCTGACGAAACCGTCCAGGATCACGGTCATCACCGACAGCCAGTACGTGAAGAACGGCGTGACGGGCTGGATCTTCGGCTGGAAGAAGAACGGCTGGAAGACCGCCGCGAAGAAGCCGGTGAAGAACGTCGAACTGTGGCAGAGGCTGGACGCCGCGCAGGCGCGTCACGACGTGGTCTGGGAATGGGTCAAGGGCCACGCCGGCCACCCGGAAAACGAACGCGCGGACGAACTGGCCCGCGCCGGCATGGCCCCCTTCAAGTCGTAG
- a CDS encoding glycosyltransferase family 41 protein — MTASSDEFTDFLRFGGAAPPDPFAALKEKVRRNPLDGAALEELAEAQIAGGRILDGFATYNTRISLGNVSAPTWARIGAAMDRQQEYAQAIACFEQSLSLEDAPEVRHMMGRALFKLGDVDASVAFHESAAKETGNLAAWLAVATLIPGAPTATPETILAARQAFAQVLANSPLANRMKRTPRPRPRTDGPLRVGYVSSWLEKPNYMRPTWALINNHDRAKVEVHLFSDSAEGAEMIGYEPHPTDVIHTTGTLDNTQLGKLICKTGLDILIDINAYSTPERLGIFTQPVAPICLAWQNHFAPSGLPGFHGIVGDEQSVKPGEERFFNETVHRLPTSYLTFTVAHRAPPVTDPPCLTKGHITFGSLCVQYKLTPTVIDAWSEILKGVPGSKLFLANRTLESGENRVWLTERFAERGIGTDRLILDGGAEHYDYLKNYDRMDFALDAFPYNGGTTTVEAIWQGVPVLTFDGDRWASRTSASLICYTHLKDFVAPSRQAMIDMAIRMGNDPETPARLKEMRHGMRDALKDAPVCDGKRMAQSMEALFDRLMDRQTGRQADPA, encoded by the coding sequence ATGACCGCCTCCAGCGACGAGTTCACCGATTTCCTGCGCTTTGGCGGGGCCGCCCCGCCGGACCCGTTCGCCGCCCTGAAGGAAAAGGTCCGCCGCAACCCGCTGGACGGCGCCGCGCTGGAGGAACTGGCCGAGGCGCAGATCGCCGGGGGCCGCATCCTCGACGGTTTCGCCACCTACAACACGCGGATCTCGCTCGGGAATGTCTCGGCGCCCACATGGGCGCGGATCGGCGCGGCGATGGACCGGCAGCAGGAATACGCGCAGGCCATCGCCTGCTTCGAGCAGAGCCTGTCGCTGGAGGACGCGCCGGAGGTCCGCCACATGATGGGCCGCGCGCTGTTCAAGCTGGGCGACGTGGACGCCTCCGTCGCGTTCCACGAAAGCGCCGCGAAAGAGACCGGCAACCTCGCTGCATGGCTTGCGGTGGCGACGCTGATCCCCGGCGCGCCCACCGCCACGCCCGAAACCATCCTCGCCGCCCGGCAGGCCTTTGCGCAGGTGCTGGCGAACTCCCCCCTCGCCAACCGGATGAAGCGCACGCCAAGACCCCGCCCCCGTACGGACGGGCCGCTGCGCGTGGGCTACGTGTCGTCGTGGCTGGAAAAGCCGAACTACATGCGGCCCACCTGGGCGCTGATCAACAACCACGACCGCGCGAAGGTGGAGGTGCACCTCTTCTCCGACAGCGCAGAAGGGGCGGAGATGATCGGCTACGAACCGCACCCGACCGACGTGATCCACACCACGGGCACGCTCGACAACACGCAACTGGGCAAGCTGATCTGCAAGACCGGGCTCGATATCCTGATCGATATCAACGCCTACAGCACACCCGAACGGCTGGGCATCTTCACCCAGCCCGTCGCGCCGATCTGTCTTGCATGGCAGAACCACTTCGCCCCCTCCGGCCTGCCCGGCTTTCACGGGATCGTCGGGGACGAGCAATCGGTGAAACCGGGCGAGGAGAGGTTCTTCAACGAAACCGTCCACCGCCTGCCCACCAGCTACCTGACCTTCACCGTCGCCCACAGGGCGCCGCCCGTGACCGATCCGCCCTGCCTGACGAAAGGTCACATCACCTTTGGCAGCCTCTGCGTGCAGTACAAGCTGACGCCTACCGTGATCGACGCCTGGTCGGAGATCCTGAAGGGCGTCCCCGGATCGAAGCTGTTCCTTGCCAACCGCACGCTGGAAAGCGGCGAGAACCGCGTCTGGCTGACCGAACGCTTCGCCGAACGGGGGATTGGGACGGATCGGCTGATCCTCGACGGCGGGGCCGAGCACTACGACTACCTGAAGAACTACGACCGGATGGATTTCGCGCTCGACGCCTTCCCCTACAACGGCGGCACCACCACGGTCGAGGCGATCTGGCAGGGCGTGCCGGTGCTGACCTTCGACGGCGACCGCTGGGCCTCGCGCACCTCCGCCTCGCTGATCTGCTACACGCACCTGAAGGACTTCGTCGCGCCCTCCCGGCAGGCGATGATCGACATGGCGATCCGCATGGGCAACGACCCCGAGACCCCCGCACGGCTGAAAGAGATGCGCCACGGGATGCGTGACGCCCTGAAGGACGCGCCGGTCTGCGACGGCAAGCGGATGGCGCAGTCAATGGAGGCGCTCTTCGACCGGCTGATGGACCGCCAGACCGGCCGGCAGGCGGACCCCGCCTAG
- a CDS encoding bifunctional 2-polyprenyl-6-hydroxyphenol methylase/3-demethylubiquinol 3-O-methyltransferase UbiG has protein sequence MTADRETLEVYNARAGDYAQTMGRDPAATASLQAFVARLPKGGRVLDLGCGPGSWAQAMLEMGFEVEATDASDAMVAEASKVEGLKVRKAVFEDIDDVARYDGIWANFSLLHAPRAAMPGHLARLHRALKPGGVLHIGLKEGTGEKRDRLGRFYTYYTVAELTGLLAALDMVTDDLREGADKGLDGEVAGWFTLTARKILPDADTDPDTETA, from the coding sequence GTGACTGCGGATCGCGAGACGCTGGAGGTCTACAACGCCCGCGCGGGCGACTACGCGCAGACCATGGGGCGGGACCCTGCCGCCACCGCATCGCTGCAGGCCTTCGTGGCGCGGCTGCCGAAGGGCGGGCGGGTGCTCGACCTCGGTTGCGGGCCGGGAAGCTGGGCGCAGGCGATGCTTGAGATGGGGTTCGAGGTCGAGGCGACGGATGCCTCCGACGCCATGGTGGCCGAGGCGTCGAAGGTCGAAGGGCTGAAGGTCCGCAAGGCGGTGTTCGAGGACATCGATGACGTGGCGCGCTATGACGGGATCTGGGCGAACTTCTCGCTCCTGCACGCGCCGCGTGCGGCCATGCCTGGCCACCTGGCGCGGCTGCACCGGGCGCTGAAACCCGGCGGCGTGCTGCACATCGGGCTGAAGGAAGGCACCGGCGAAAAGCGCGACCGGCTGGGGCGGTTCTACACCTATTACACCGTGGCGGAGCTGACCGGCCTGCTGGCCGCGCTCGACATGGTGACGGACGATCTGCGCGAGGGTGCGGACAAGGGGCTTGACGGTGAGGTCGCCGGGTGGTTCACCCTGACCGCCCGGAAGATCCTGCCGGACGCCGACACAGATCCAGACACCGAAACCGCTTGA
- a CDS encoding DUF2062 domain-containing protein has product MFKRRDRRPIWRIVAEALWPKGGWGRAARYVRLRLNRLPDPPNRIARGIFAGVFTTFTPFYGLHFIVAATLAWLMRGNILAALLSTFFGNPLTYVPIGVIAMKTGYWLLGLHGHPDHHDGSLGAKFVKAGQDLWDNFYAIFTPEQTDWSHLRIFYDEVFYPYMIGGIIPGIIAGTIAYYVSLPLITAFQNRRKGVIKAKLAELKKRKAEGRAP; this is encoded by the coding sequence GTGTTCAAGCGACGCGACAGGCGCCCGATCTGGCGGATCGTGGCGGAAGCGCTCTGGCCCAAAGGTGGCTGGGGTCGCGCCGCGCGTTACGTCCGGCTGCGCCTGAACCGCCTGCCCGATCCGCCGAACCGCATCGCGCGCGGCATCTTCGCCGGGGTCTTCACCACCTTCACGCCGTTCTACGGGCTGCATTTCATCGTCGCGGCGACGCTGGCGTGGCTGATGCGCGGCAACATCCTGGCCGCGCTGCTGTCGACCTTCTTCGGCAACCCGCTGACCTACGTGCCGATCGGCGTCATCGCGATGAAGACCGGCTACTGGCTCCTTGGCCTGCACGGCCATCCCGACCACCACGACGGCAGCCTCGGCGCCAAGTTCGTGAAGGCCGGGCAGGACCTGTGGGACAACTTCTACGCCATCTTCACGCCCGAACAGACGGACTGGTCGCACCTGAGGATCTTCTACGACGAGGTCTTCTATCCCTACATGATCGGCGGGATCATCCCCGGCATCATCGCGGGCACCATCGCCTACTACGTCTCGCTGCCGCTGATCACCGCCTTCCAGAACCGCCGCAAGGGGGTCATCAAGGCCAAGCTCGCCGAACTGAAAAAGCGCAAGGCCGAGGGCCGCGCGCCCTGA
- a CDS encoding bifunctional (p)ppGpp synthetase/guanosine-3',5'-bis(diphosphate) 3'-pyrophosphohydrolase produces the protein MIAAEDLVALVRNYNPKTNEKLITAAYEYGRQMHEGQFRKSGEPYFTHPVAVAAILTEQQLDDATIITALLHDTIEDTRSTYTEVEQNFGHEVAELVDGVTKLTNLQLSSSETKQAENFRKLFMAMSKDLRVILVKLADRLHNMRTIKAMKPEKQQQKARETMEIFAPLAGRMGMQSMREELEDLAFRVLNPQGRESIIRRFITLQKETGDVIHRITSDMRHELEKAGVDAEVFGRAKKPYSIWRKMQEKKIGFSRLSDIYGFRIITRSEADCYATLGAIHQRWRAVPGRFKDYISQPKSNGYRSIHTTVSGRDGKRVEVQIRTREMHEVAETGVAAHWSYRDGAPAENRFAVDPAKWIASVTEQFDSEEDHDAFMEAVKLEMYSDKVFCFTPKGDVVKLPKGATPLDYAYQIHTRIGSKCVGAKVDGIRVPLWTRLKNGQSVEIITAEGQAPQATWLDIATTGKAKTAIRRALREANKERFARLGLELARAAFESHGKKATDKVLEKAAKTLRLEDTETLLARLGSAELTTREVVEAIYPNLAVVRDVEVDTKRAVVGLEHGQGFERASCCQPLPGERIVGLAHRGKGVAVHAIDCAALAAYEDQPSRWLDLHWADGIHPAVYTVTLEMVLGNDAGALGRICTLIGERKANISDMTFLDKKPDFYRIMMDIDLRDAEHLHSVVSALEAESMVASVERRRDPGLEAAPEAAE, from the coding sequence ATGATCGCTGCTGAGGATCTTGTTGCCCTCGTCCGCAACTACAATCCGAAAACCAACGAGAAACTGATCACGGCGGCCTACGAGTACGGCCGCCAGATGCACGAAGGTCAGTTCCGCAAGTCGGGTGAACCCTATTTCACCCACCCCGTCGCCGTGGCCGCCATCCTGACGGAACAGCAGCTCGACGACGCGACGATCATCACCGCCCTGCTGCACGACACGATCGAGGACACCCGTTCCACCTATACAGAGGTGGAGCAGAACTTCGGCCACGAGGTCGCGGAACTGGTGGATGGCGTCACCAAGCTGACCAACCTCCAGCTTTCCAGCTCCGAGACCAAGCAGGCAGAGAACTTCCGCAAGCTGTTCATGGCGATGTCCAAGGACCTGCGCGTCATCCTCGTTAAGCTCGCCGACCGGCTGCACAACATGCGCACCATCAAGGCGATGAAGCCGGAGAAGCAGCAGCAGAAGGCGCGCGAGACGATGGAGATCTTCGCCCCCCTCGCCGGACGCATGGGCATGCAGTCCATGCGCGAGGAGCTGGAGGATCTCGCCTTCCGCGTGCTGAACCCGCAGGGCCGCGAATCGATCATCCGCCGCTTCATCACGCTGCAGAAGGAAACCGGCGACGTGATCCACCGGATCACCTCGGACATGCGGCACGAACTGGAAAAGGCCGGCGTCGACGCCGAGGTCTTCGGCCGCGCGAAGAAGCCCTACTCCATCTGGCGCAAGATGCAGGAGAAGAAGATCGGCTTCTCCCGCCTCTCGGACATCTACGGCTTCCGCATCATCACCCGGTCGGAGGCGGACTGCTACGCCACGCTCGGCGCGATCCACCAGCGCTGGCGCGCCGTGCCGGGCCGCTTCAAGGACTACATCAGCCAGCCGAAATCGAACGGCTACCGGTCGATCCACACCACCGTCTCGGGCCGCGACGGCAAGCGGGTCGAGGTGCAGATCCGCACGCGCGAGATGCATGAGGTCGCCGAAACCGGCGTTGCCGCGCACTGGTCCTACCGCGACGGCGCCCCCGCCGAGAACCGCTTTGCCGTCGATCCTGCCAAGTGGATCGCGTCCGTCACCGAACAGTTCGATTCGGAGGAGGATCACGACGCCTTCATGGAGGCGGTGAAGCTGGAGATGTACTCCGACAAGGTGTTCTGCTTCACGCCCAAGGGCGACGTGGTGAAGCTGCCCAAGGGCGCGACGCCGCTGGACTACGCCTACCAGATCCACACCCGCATCGGTTCGAAATGCGTCGGCGCCAAGGTCGACGGCATCCGCGTGCCGCTCTGGACCCGGCTGAAGAACGGCCAGTCGGTCGAGATCATCACCGCCGAGGGGCAGGCCCCGCAGGCCACGTGGCTCGACATCGCGACGACCGGCAAGGCCAAGACCGCGATCCGCCGCGCGCTGCGCGAGGCCAACAAGGAACGCTTTGCGCGGCTGGGCCTCGAACTGGCGCGCGCCGCCTTCGAAAGCCACGGCAAGAAGGCCACCGACAAGGTGCTCGAAAAAGCGGCCAAGACCCTGCGGCTGGAAGACACCGAAACCCTGCTGGCCCGCCTCGGCAGCGCCGAACTGACCACCCGCGAAGTGGTGGAGGCGATCTATCCCAACCTCGCCGTCGTCCGGGACGTGGAGGTGGACACCAAGCGCGCGGTCGTCGGCCTAGAACACGGCCAGGGGTTCGAACGCGCCTCCTGCTGCCAGCCGCTGCCCGGCGAACGCATCGTGGGCCTCGCCCATCGCGGCAAGGGCGTGGCGGTGCACGCCATCGACTGCGCCGCGCTGGCCGCCTACGAGGATCAGCCGTCGCGCTGGCTCGACCTGCACTGGGCGGACGGCATCCACCCGGCGGTCTACACGGTCACCCTTGAAATGGTGCTCGGAAATGATGCAGGCGCATTGGGACGGATTTGCACATTGATCGGAGAGCGCAAGGCCAATATCTCCGACATGACCTTCCTTGACAAGAAACCGGATTTTTACCGCATCATGATGGATATCGACCTGCGCGATGCCGAGCACCTGCATTCCGTCGTCTCCGCGCTGGAGGCAGAGAGCATGGTCGCTTCGGTAGAGCGACGGCGCGATCCCGGGCTGGAGGCGGCGCCGGAAGCGGCAGAATAA
- a CDS encoding DUF3429 domain-containing protein, with translation MTQIPRSALILGLAGVLPFAWGALTMVSPAAANFAASTLGPRFTGPYVQLFYGAVILSFMSGVLWGFATKAEGGQAATGYGLSVLPALWAFFMTGGGPVSAGTYLIFGFLGLLTLDFAFWRWGLAPEWWMKLRVLLTVLVVACLAVGVLL, from the coding sequence ATGACCCAGATACCCCGTTCCGCCCTGATCCTCGGCCTGGCCGGGGTGCTGCCGTTTGCATGGGGTGCGCTGACGATGGTGTCGCCCGCTGCCGCGAACTTCGCCGCCTCGACGCTGGGGCCGCGGTTCACCGGCCCCTACGTGCAGCTGTTCTACGGCGCGGTGATCCTGTCCTTCATGTCCGGCGTTCTGTGGGGTTTTGCCACGAAGGCAGAGGGCGGGCAGGCGGCGACGGGTTACGGGCTGTCGGTGCTGCCCGCGCTCTGGGCCTTCTTCATGACCGGGGGCGGGCCTGTTTCGGCCGGGACCTACCTGATCTTCGGGTTTCTCGGGCTGCTGACGCTGGACTTCGCCTTCTGGCGTTGGGGTCTGGCGCCCGAGTGGTGGATGAAACTGCGGGTGCTGCTGACCGTTCTGGTCGTCGCCTGTCTGGCCGTGGGGGTGCTGCTGTGA